The Ponticoccus alexandrii genome has a segment encoding these proteins:
- a CDS encoding ABC transporter permease — MNMKSSVAEAPPGFRGIGGGITLQGVLKHIVWIWLVALVILFGALNSFFLTGANLNNILTQATVLGLLALAAALPLLVGEIDLSIAGNMGISSAIGALSIAQFGLPAGVGVLVGLGVATLIGFINGICVTRFRMVSLIETLGMMIILQGALLAITRGSTIVDFTDGYLWLGQAYVGGFPVMPGVLFVSFIAMAILLRRTIFGRMLYATGGNTAAAAVAGIRVNRIKVAAYTLSGLIAGLAGYMLAAWQMAITSDQGSNFLLYSIAAPIIGGVSVFGGRGNAFGILGGVLLLTVISAGLAIVNVPSFYVEMTGGFLIFIAVAVDALRVRAASRS, encoded by the coding sequence ATGAACATGAAATCGAGTGTCGCAGAGGCGCCTCCCGGGTTTCGCGGGATCGGCGGGGGGATCACGCTTCAGGGCGTGTTGAAACATATCGTCTGGATCTGGCTGGTAGCGCTGGTCATCCTTTTCGGAGCGTTGAACAGCTTTTTCCTGACCGGTGCGAACCTCAACAACATCCTGACGCAGGCCACGGTGCTGGGCCTGCTGGCGCTGGCCGCCGCGCTGCCGCTGCTGGTGGGCGAGATCGACCTGTCCATCGCCGGCAACATGGGGATTTCCTCGGCCATCGGCGCGCTCAGCATCGCGCAGTTCGGGCTGCCGGCGGGGGTTGGCGTGCTCGTGGGACTTGGGGTCGCGACGCTGATCGGCTTCATCAACGGCATCTGCGTCACCCGCTTCCGCATGGTCTCGCTCATCGAGACGCTGGGCATGATGATCATTCTTCAGGGCGCGCTTCTGGCGATCACCCGAGGCTCGACCATCGTGGATTTCACCGATGGCTATCTCTGGCTGGGTCAGGCCTATGTGGGCGGTTTCCCGGTGATGCCCGGGGTGCTCTTCGTATCCTTCATCGCCATGGCGATCCTGCTGCGGCGCACCATCTTCGGGCGCATGCTCTACGCCACGGGGGGCAATACCGCCGCCGCCGCCGTGGCCGGCATCCGGGTGAACCGCATCAAGGTTGCCGCCTACACGCTGTCGGGGCTAATCGCGGGGCTTGCGGGCTACATGCTTGCGGCGTGGCAGATGGCGATCACCTCGGATCAGGGGTCGAACTTCCTGCTCTATTCCATCGCCGCGCCGATCATCGGCGGTGTCAGCGTGTTCGGCGGGCGCGGCAATGCCTTCGGCATCCTTGGCGGCGTGCTGCTACTGACGGTGATCAGCGCCGGGCTTGCCATCGTCAACGTGCCCTCATTCTACGTCGAGATGACCGGCGGATTCCTGATCTTCATCGCTGTTGCCGTGGACGCCCTGCGCGTGCGCGCAGCCAGCCGTTCCTGA